A window of Haloarcula marismortui ATCC 43049 genomic DNA:
CTGTTCGAGCAGTTCTACATCGACCCCGACAACGGGTTTCCGATGCACCCCCATCGCGGGTTCGAGATCGTCTCGTACATGATTGAGGGTGGTATGGAGCACGAAGACTCGCTGGGCGTTGCAAATACCGCATACGAGAACGACGCGATGCGTATCACGACCGGGAGCGGGATACGCCACTCCGAATTCCCCGCCGACGGGCAGGCCTGCACCGGCCTCCAGCTCTGGGTGAACCTGCCGCAGGCGGAGAAGGACGCTGACCCGGACTACGGCGATGCGACGGCCGACACGCTGCCGACGGCGGAGCAGGGCGGCGCGACGGTCACGACAGTTATCGGCGAGGGCTCACCGATCAGCCTCCATACGCCGATGGAGTATCTCGATGCCGCCGTGGCCGACACATGGACGTGGTCGGTCCCGGAAGGGTGGTCCGGATTTCTCTACGGTGTCGCCGGCGACGGAACGGTCGAGGGGCAACCGTTCACTGCGGGTGATGTGCTGCCGGTCACTGACACGCGGTCGGTGACGCTCCAGAGCGATGACTCACTCCGCGTCGTCGCCGTCTCGGGTCGCCCGCACGGCGAGCCGATTCGACAGCGCGGACCGTACGTTCTGTAAGTGGGGGCGTCGCGTGGGTCAGGGCCAGACGTGAGGCTTCGACTATATTTTACCAGATGGTAAAACTCTTCTGTGGGCGGTCCGTGTCCTGTAACATGGCAGATGTAGCAGTTGTCGGCGGCGGCCCCGCCGGCCTGAGTGCGGCACAGTACGCTGCGAAGAACGACCTCGAAACAATCACCTTCGATACGGACGAGTCGTGGATGCACAAGGCGCACCTGTTCAATTACCCCGCCGTGCGCTCAATTAGCGGCGAGGAGTTCCTCACGATTGCCCGTGGGCAGGCCCGGGACCGTGGCGCAACGCTGTACGAGACAGAAGTCACGGCCATCGAACAGACTGACGACGGATTTGTCCTCACAACGGACGACGACGAGTACACCGCGGAGTACGTCGTTCTCGCGACTGGTGGTGACCGAAGCCTCGCCGAGGATCTCGGCTGTGCGTTCACCGATGAGGATGTCGTCGACGTGACTGTCGACATGGAAACGTCAGTCGAGAACGTGTACGCGACCGGTGCGATGGGTCGAGCGGAGAAGTGGCAGGCGGTCATCGCCGCCGGTGACGGTGCTGCCGCTGTCCTCGACATTCTCTCGAAAGAGAAAGGCGAGTACTACCACGACTTCGATATGCCGTCAGACGTGCCGGAACTCTAACGATGCAGCCAGAATCGACTCCCACAATGAATTCCGCTACTATCCCGAATCACACTGCTGGAAACGCCCGCGTGGGCTCGGTGGTGAGTTTGTGATGGCACCCGAACTCAACGTCGTGTTGCTCGTCGCCGGCCGTGTCCTCTTCGGCGGCGTGCTCGCCTTTACGGGCCTGAGCCACTTTACGCAGACCGAACAGATGGCCGGCTACGCCGAGTACAAGGGCCTCCCGGCGCCGAGATTCTCCGTCCTCGCGTCCGGTGGGCTCCTCATCCTTGGCGGGCTCGGTGTGACCGTGGGTGTCTTCCCAGTCGTCGCAGCGGTCGCCCTCGCCGTGTTCCTCATCGTCTCGGCGGTTGCGATGCACGACTTCTGGGCCGTGCCGGACGAGGACCGGCAGGACGAACTGAACAGTTTCCTGAAGAACGTGACGCTTGCAGGCGGGGCGCTCGTCGTCGCGGCGTCGGCAACTGGAACATGGGCGCTCAGCGTCGGTATTAGCCCCCTCTGACGCTGCCTTTTCAGCCCAATCTACTGCGGCGGGTACAGCGAGTCGAGAATAAAGTCGTTGACGGCCCGCTTGGCCTCGTCGGGTGCGTCCTCGTGGCCAAGCGCAATCCGCCGGCCACGGGCCGCGTGAATCACGTCCGTAATGAGCTGCCCCATCAGTTCGGCGTCAACGTCCAGAAACGTGCCCTGCTCGACTCCGTCTTCGATGACTGTGGAGATGCTTTTGCGAAGTCGGTCGTAGTGCTCGTTGAACAGCGCCCGGTGCTCGTCGTCGTTTTGCGCGTAGGCGTACAGCTCGTGGTACACCTTCATCCGGTCCCAGTGTGAGAAGTCGTCGAATTCCGGACCGAACAGGCACCGGTCGATGCGGACATCGAGTTCTGTACGGGGGTCGGTTTCATCATCGACTTCGACACTGCCCTCGTACTGGTCGATAATGTACTCCAGAAACGAAGATATCAGGTCGTACTTGCCGTCGAAATGGTAGTGGATCACCTGCCGAGACATCTCCATCTCCTCGCCGATGTCCCGGACCCGCAAGTCCTTGTAGCCGTGCTTGCTCAGCGCCCGAAAGGTGGCCTCCATAATGACCTCCCGGGTGTCCTGTGGCGTGCTCTGCCCGTCCGATTCGCTCATGCCCTGTTTTATCGTGGTAGGCACATATCGGTTTCTCCATCCACATCGGGACTGGCGAGTCGGCGTCGGCCAGGCTGTGTTCGCTTCCGCTACTGCCGACGCTCAATTCGCTCAGGCGCGTTCGACGAATCGAGCGTCGGCGGAGGTGTGGCCCCGGTTGAACGACAGCACCGTCGCTCGGATCACATCGCCAGCTGACACCGACGACGGCACGTCTTCGGTGAACAGGACGAAGCCCTCGACTTTCCCAACAGCGACGCGGTCGCCGGAGTGGTGGTCACTGAATTCGGTGATGCCGAACTCGTAGGTCTCCCCGAGTTCGACCGGCGGTTCTCGCTCCTGTGCGGCCTCGTGGGCGCGTTTCGACGCACTGCTGGATGAGCGGCGGGTAATCGCAAACGCCAGCGCGAGGCCCACGGCGAGAGCGGCCCCGCCAGCGGCGAGCCAGAGTGGTTCCATGACAGGGGTTGCAGGACGAACGGATTAATACCTTTCAGAGTCCGGCGACAGCGCTTACAGTCCGAGGCGGTCCAGAATTCCGCCGCCGGAGTCCGGGTCCCCGCCCGTGGAGTCCCACTCTGTCGGGAGCTCGGCCGCGAGTGACGTGACCTCGTCGTCGCTGTAGCGGGGGTCCGTCGTCGCGTCGTCCAGCCAGTCCGCCCACTCTTCGGCCGTCATCTGACCCTGTGAATCGACTTCCCACTGGTCGACGAGTGCCTCCCGGTCGCGGAACGGGATGTCCATGCCGCTGTCGCCCCAGTACAGCGGGGAGAGCGCGAACTCGTGGGTATCGTCATCCAGCCAGACGAGTCGGTAGGGGTAGTCGTTGTAGCAGAACACGTCGTCGGGCGAGACGACATCGCCGTTGGGGAGCTCCAGGGTCTGAGACATTGTATCACAGTAGGGGCTACCCACGCTTCAGCGTTATGTGTCGGTAGAGCTACTGGAGCGCCTGGATGCCCGCCGCTACGCGAGCGGGTCACACAGCGCCCACTCGTCCGTCTCAGGGTCGAGATTCGAGGGTTCTGCGCCCCGGTCAGTCACGATGCCGGCGTGGTAGTAGATCGCCTTCAGTTGGAACACAGTGGGGGAGTGATAGACGCTGCCGTCGGTGAGTTCCGAGCGGCGGAGTTCCCCGTCGCCGGTCAACACCCGCTGGCGGACGGTCTCGTCGCCGCGGAGGAACAGTTCGACGGTGAACTCGGGGTGCAGCGCGTGGAGGTACGCCACGAATTCGACGAGCGACGGGGAGCCGTAGCCGTCCCGGTGGCAGGCGTAGAGCCCGTCGACGAGGAGGTCCGTGGCCGGATAGTCGGAGACGACACGGCGGACGAGCTGGCCCCACTGTGGCGCGATGTCGATGAATCGCTTGCGGGACCGCTGCCAGTCCTCGAACCGGCGGAGTGCGGCGTCTATGTCGCCGACTGTCCGGAGCGCGAACCGGACAACCTCCCGACCCAGCGGCGTCAGCGTGAGCGTGCCCTGACCGGTGTCGATCAGGTTCAGAAACGCCGCCCCGGCGAGAGCACCGTCGACGGCTCTGACCACGTGAGACGCAAGCAGGTCCCGCGTGTCGCCCTCGTGGTGGACGGCCAGCGGCACCGCAATGTAGTTCTTCGGGTGGTTGAGTCCGAAACTCTGGTCGGCGACACCCTGAGCGCTGGCCTGGAACCGGATCGCCGAAGCGGCGTCCATCGACCCGTGGCCGACCACGCGGGGCCGTTCGAGGACCGAGACTGAGCCATCGGAGTCGACGCCCAGCACGCCGACGTTTAGCTCGCGGGCCATCGTCCGCGCGGCGGTGGAGATGCCACTCCGTGGCGCGGTCAGGAAGGCCACGTTGGCCTCGTTGAGTCGGTCGTGGGCCTGCACGACCCCGCGCTCAGCGTCGACGCCACCGTTGCCGGTGTACCCCTTCGCCTCGATGGCGATCAGCGGCGGCCGGTCACCGAGTCGGTCGACGGACAGCAGGTCCGTCGAGAGCGTCTGTACGCCGACGAGGTCGGGATAGCCCGTTCCGACCCGGACGTGGTTGAACGGCGCGAGCGTCGCCTGCACGGCCGCCTCGATAGGGGTGTCGTCCAGCCAGCGTTGCTGTGCGAACTGCGTGTCCGCGACGACGTAGGCGTCCTCGCGGTCCGCAAACAGCCGGTCTTTCGTCCGGGCGAGTACCTGTGGCTCGGAGAGTCCCGACGCCGCTGTGGCCATAGACGGCGTTCACACAGGGCGGACATGAGTGTTCTGTCCCCGGCTTCGAGTGGCAGTAGCGTTTTCCCTCGACCACGTTGAGTTGGATATATGACAACAGTGCGAGCGGACAGCGTGCGGGATTGGTTCTGGACCCGCCATGCGAATCCAAAGAGCGGCTGGTCGCGCGTGCCGACCGGCGCTGTCATCGTGTACGCAGTGTATCAGCGGGACTGGCGGCTCCTGACTACGGCCCTTCTGTGGACACTGGTCAATCCAGTCCTGTTTGCCCCGCCCGAGACCGAGGACGCCTGGATGACCCGTGCTGTGCTGGCAGAGCGGTGGTGGCTCGCGGAACAGGCCAACGGGACCATGGGCCTCAGGTACCCGAACATCTGTAACACCGGCGGCGCGCTAGCGTCGGTCGTTGCTCTGTACGCTGCCTGGCGTCGTCGGCCGGTCAGCGCCACAGTCGCAACGCTTGCGATGGGCGGATTGAAGCTCTGGTGGCTCCGCGAACTCGTTCAGAAGTACGACGCACGCGAGGCGGAGACCAGCAGTCACCGATAGGGCGGGGCGCTGTCCGTGTGTATGTGCAACGATGGCCGGGCCACGGACGCGACTGCAAAAGGGAATGTCTCTGGTGGTCGTCAGTACTGGTGGAGCGGCTGTTGGCGGATTTTGGCCCGCAGTTCCCCGATAGAGGGGTCGTTGTCGCCGCCGAACTGCTGTGTCACGGAGTGGACCTCCTCGCGAGAAATTTTGACGTTGCCCTGCTCGATGACGTCGGCGGGTCGTTCGCGGAGTTCACGGATCGTCCCGACCGCGAGCAGGAACGGAATGGCCCACGCTGAGAGGGTGTTACCGCGGGTTTCGGGCATGGCTTCGAGCCACGCCTGTGCGTCGTCGAGATAGCCCTCTGCTCGCTCGGTGACCTGCTCGATGACGGGCACCAGCGAATCGACGTTGCCGGTGTCGCTCACGTCGCTGTGATCAAGCCCCTGTTCGTGGAGTAGTTCCAGCGGGAGGTAGACGTTGTTCTCCTCTTCCATGTCCGTTGCGGCGTCCTTGGCGACGTTGACGAGCTGGAGCAGCAGGGCAAAGGAGCGGGCGTTTTCCTCCATCTGGGCGATCTGCTCGTCGGTGGCTTCATGTGAAACCAGCCCGGTCACCAGCGTGCCCACAGTGCCTGCGGCGTACCAGCAGTACTCTTCGAGTTCGTCGAGCGTTTTGATTCGAAGCCCACCGGCGTCGGCGTAGCGGTCGACGAACATCGCCATCCCATCAACGAGCTCCCGGACCGGCCCGCGGATGGTCTGCGTGGAGTGGTCGTCAAGCGTGTGAAACACGTCGACGATACGGCCCGCGTTCTCGACGACTTCCCAGTCAGCGTTCGTCGTCGTGGGAATCCACTCCTCGACGGCGTCGTGGAACGATGACACGGTCGTCCCGCTCGATGGTTCGAGCGAGCGACTATACGTCTGCAAGAGTTCGGTCTGTACCGCTGGAGGGAGATGGCCGGCGTCCTCAATCGTGTCAGCCACACGACAAAGAAGATAGCCCAGACAGATGTCCCGGGCCATCGGTTCGTTGAGTTCCGAAATTGTGAGACTAAACGTCCGCGACACACGATGGACAGCATCGTAGCACCACTCGATGTCTTCCGAAGACGACCGGTCTGTGTGGTTCTGAGACATTCCCGACATCCGGGGTAGGGCATACGATGATAAAAATGGGACGGCTACGGCGTCAGTTCCATCCCGGTCACGGTTCGGTGTTCCGACAGACTCACGAGTGTCCGAGCCTATCTTGAGGTATGAACGGCACAGCGATTGGGAGGACGCAACTGTGAATACCCGAGACACAGCGATATTAGTGCTGACGGTTCTCGCTGCTATCATCCTCCCGGGCCTCGCAAACTGGGGATTCAGCACGCTTGGCTACCCCTGGGTCGGGAGCGCTGTCTGGGCACTGGGATACGGCCTCGGCGTCGTTTTCATCTGGTATGAGTGGGTTCGACCGCTCGATATCACCGGTCCAGAGGGTGTCAGCGGAAGTGAGGACTCAAGCGAGTAACGCACTGCT
This region includes:
- a CDS encoding pirin family protein — encoded protein: MTESESQASAVGPLSGEKVRHGTGVNSNRAFPTDSYPYNLDPFVLFEQFYIDPDNGFPMHPHRGFEIVSYMIEGGMEHEDSLGVANTAYENDAMRITTGSGIRHSEFPADGQACTGLQLWVNLPQAEKDADPDYGDATADTLPTAEQGGATVTTVIGEGSPISLHTPMEYLDAAVADTWTWSVPEGWSGFLYGVAGDGTVEGQPFTAGDVLPVTDTRSVTLQSDDSLRVVAVSGRPHGEPIRQRGPYVL
- a CDS encoding NAD(P)/FAD-dependent oxidoreductase, giving the protein MADVAVVGGGPAGLSAAQYAAKNDLETITFDTDESWMHKAHLFNYPAVRSISGEEFLTIARGQARDRGATLYETEVTAIEQTDDGFVLTTDDDEYTAEYVVLATGGDRSLAEDLGCAFTDEDVVDVTVDMETSVENVYATGAMGRAEKWQAVIAAGDGAAAVLDILSKEKGEYYHDFDMPSDVPEL
- a CDS encoding DoxX family membrane protein, with amino-acid sequence MAPELNVVLLVAGRVLFGGVLAFTGLSHFTQTEQMAGYAEYKGLPAPRFSVLASGGLLILGGLGVTVGVFPVVAAVALAVFLIVSAVAMHDFWAVPDEDRQDELNSFLKNVTLAGGALVVAASATGTWALSVGISPL
- a CDS encoding TetR/AcrR family transcriptional regulator produces the protein MSESDGQSTPQDTREVIMEATFRALSKHGYKDLRVRDIGEEMEMSRQVIHYHFDGKYDLISSFLEYIIDQYEGSVEVDDETDPRTELDVRIDRCLFGPEFDDFSHWDRMKVYHELYAYAQNDDEHRALFNEHYDRLRKSISTVIEDGVEQGTFLDVDAELMGQLITDVIHAARGRRIALGHEDAPDEAKRAVNDFILDSLYPPQ
- a CDS encoding TRAM domain-containing protein encodes the protein MEPLWLAAGGAALAVGLALAFAITRRSSSSASKRAHEAAQEREPPVELGETYEFGITEFSDHHSGDRVAVGKVEGFVLFTEDVPSSVSAGDVIRATVLSFNRGHTSADARFVERA
- a CDS encoding DUF6653 family protein; the protein is MTTVRADSVRDWFWTRHANPKSGWSRVPTGAVIVYAVYQRDWRLLTTALLWTLVNPVLFAPPETEDAWMTRAVLAERWWLAEQANGTMGLRYPNICNTGGALASVVALYAAWRRRPVSATVATLAMGGLKLWWLRELVQKYDAREAETSSHR
- a CDS encoding phytoene/squalene synthase family protein, encoding MSQNHTDRSSSEDIEWCYDAVHRVSRTFSLTISELNEPMARDICLGYLLCRVADTIEDAGHLPPAVQTELLQTYSRSLEPSSGTTVSSFHDAVEEWIPTTTNADWEVVENAGRIVDVFHTLDDHSTQTIRGPVRELVDGMAMFVDRYADAGGLRIKTLDELEEYCWYAAGTVGTLVTGLVSHEATDEQIAQMEENARSFALLLQLVNVAKDAATDMEEENNVYLPLELLHEQGLDHSDVSDTGNVDSLVPVIEQVTERAEGYLDDAQAWLEAMPETRGNTLSAWAIPFLLAVGTIRELRERPADVIEQGNVKISREEVHSVTQQFGGDNDPSIGELRAKIRQQPLHQY